The Streptomyces sp. GSL17-111 region GGCGTGCGAGCGGGGAGCACGTCCCCTGTACGCGGCCCACGCCGACCTGCCGGTACCCGAGGCACCGCACCTGGCCCTGTGGCACGCGGCCACCCTGCTGCGCGAGCACCGGGGCGACGGGCACCTGGCGGCGCTCATGGGCGCCGACCTCACCGGGCTGGAGGCCCAGGTGACCCACACCGCGACCGGCAAGGGCATGAGCCCCAAGTGGGCCCTGGGCACCCGGGGGTACACCCGCGAGGACTGGACCGCCGCGCAGGACCGGCTCCGGGCCCGCGGGCTGCTGGACGCCGACGGGGAGCTGACCGAGAAGGGGGTCGCGCTGCGCCGCGAGATCGAGGAGGACACCGACCGCCGCGACCGCGCGCCCTACGAGCACCTGGGGGCCGCCGGCGTCGAGCGGCTGACGGAGCTGGGCACCGTCTTCTCCGGGGCCGCGCTGGAGGCGGGCGCCTTCCCCGCCGACATGTTCGGCAAGGGCTGAGCGGCCCCGGCGCGGGCGGGGCTGCCGCCGCCTGTCGGCGCGGCCTGCCACAATGCGGGGCGTGACCGCTACGACCATCTCCATCGAAGCCAGGATCGCCGACGAACTCGGCGTCGCCGAGCGCCAGGTCCGGGCCGCCGTCGAGCTCCTCGACGGCGGTTCGACCGTGCCGTTCATCGCCCGCTACCGCAAGGAGGCCACCGGCAC contains the following coding sequences:
- a CDS encoding SCO6745 family protein, producing MTTLHARAGRRCHNMINPLHSTVYFSPDTGEELAALGITDPRAVYFTTRAAAFGAVGPGVVAATFYSFDHGLIARHLPAAWDTATPQQVLDARLRAADRTLRRLLGAEAVASKEVTEAAELALRATEACERGARPLYAAHADLPVPEAPHLALWHAATLLREHRGDGHLAALMGADLTGLEAQVTHTATGKGMSPKWALGTRGYTREDWTAAQDRLRARGLLDADGELTEKGVALRREIEEDTDRRDRAPYEHLGAAGVERLTELGTVFSGAALEAGAFPADMFGKG